Proteins encoded within one genomic window of Rhododendron vialii isolate Sample 1 chromosome 1a, ASM3025357v1:
- the LOC131305579 gene encoding uncharacterized protein LOC131305579 — protein MAAAAAKEEGGVNKVGEEFVYRISTAEEWEALQRNGSTFGGELDQTTGCFHLSNLHQVQSTLQNFFLDSYRDLYLLQIDAEKLGEGLVYEAVDGSNVFPHFYGPSRSFSPLTFDAVTKAEKLTLSGGRFSCSFLT, from the exons ATGGCAGCAGCAGCGGCAAAGGAGGAGGGGGGAGTGAATAAAGTGGGAGAGGAATTCGTGTACCGGATCAGCACCGCGGAGGAGTGGGAGGCTCTACAGAGGAATGGTTCTACTTTCGGTGGTGAGCTTGACCAGACCACTGGTTGTTTCCATCTTAGTAACCTCCATCAG GTGCAATCAACTTTGCAGAACTTCTTTCTGGACTCTTACAGGGACCTTTACCTGCTCCAAATTGATGCCGAAAAG CTTGGTGAAGGACTAGTGTATGAAGCTGTAGATGGCTCAAATGTCTTTCCCCATTTCTATGGTCCTTCTCGGAGTTTCAGTCCTCTCACTTTTGATGCAGTTACAAAGGCAGAGAAACTAACCTTATCAGGTGGCCGATTCAGTTGTAGCTTTCTAACTTGA